A stretch of the Flavobacterium sp. 5 genome encodes the following:
- a CDS encoding ATP-binding protein — MSKKTLPVTENNTLQAEDKKNYAEELISANKELAYQNHEKEKRAAELVIANKELALQVIEKGKRAAELVIANKELAFQNIEKERRAAELIIANIELAYQNQEKEDRAAELIVANKELALQVTEKGKRASELIIANKELAYQNKEKEKRAAELVIANTELAYQNQEKEDRAAELIIANKELALQVTEKEKRAAELIIANKELAFQNKEKEKRAAELAIANKELAYQNKEKEDRAAELIIANKELAYQNEEKEKRAAELLIANKELESFAFISSHDLQEPLRKIQAFSGRIFDEEYDNLSPKGKYYVERTRLSALHMQTLINDLLTYSRTSVTQRKFENSDLNKIVQDVMDSLKEQLQEKSATIEVHTLSDVNIIPFQFRQLLQNLISNSLKFCKPELKSHIIIKSNFIKYNSLSTKKYALNRDHHHISIADNGIGFDPEFNHKIFEIFQRLHEKGDYEGTGIGLTIARKIVENHHGIITANGKLNKGATFNIYIPAVQN; from the coding sequence ATGAGTAAAAAAACACTTCCTGTAACTGAAAATAATACTCTTCAAGCTGAGGATAAAAAAAATTATGCCGAAGAATTAATCTCCGCTAATAAAGAACTTGCATATCAAAACCATGAAAAAGAAAAACGCGCTGCTGAATTGGTAATTGCCAATAAAGAACTGGCGCTTCAGGTTATTGAAAAAGGAAAACGTGCTGCCGAATTAGTCATCGCTAATAAAGAGCTTGCCTTTCAAAACATAGAAAAAGAAAGACGTGCCGCTGAATTGATTATTGCTAATATAGAGCTAGCATATCAAAATCAGGAAAAGGAAGACCGCGCCGCAGAATTAATTGTTGCCAATAAAGAACTAGCACTTCAGGTTACTGAAAAAGGAAAACGCGCTTCCGAATTGATCATTGCAAATAAAGAACTTGCCTACCAAAACAAAGAAAAAGAAAAGCGTGCGGCCGAATTAGTGATTGCAAATACAGAACTGGCATATCAAAATCAAGAAAAGGAAGACCGAGCAGCAGAACTAATCATCGCCAATAAAGAACTGGCTCTTCAGGTTACTGAGAAAGAAAAACGCGCAGCCGAATTAATAATTGCTAATAAAGAACTTGCTTTCCAAAACAAGGAAAAAGAAAAGCGTGCAGCAGAATTGGCTATTGCTAATAAAGAACTGGCTTACCAAAATAAGGAAAAGGAAGACCGCGCTGCCGAATTAATCATCGCCAATAAAGAACTTGCTTATCAAAACGAGGAAAAAGAAAAGCGTGCAGCAGAATTACTGATTGCAAACAAAGAACTAGAATCCTTCGCTTTCATTTCAAGTCATGATTTACAAGAGCCTTTGAGGAAAATTCAGGCTTTCTCGGGAAGGATTTTCGATGAAGAATACGATAATTTATCTCCAAAGGGGAAATATTATGTAGAACGTACTAGACTTTCAGCTTTGCACATGCAGACGCTGATAAATGATTTGCTTACATACTCTCGTACAAGCGTTACCCAAAGGAAGTTTGAAAACAGTGACCTAAATAAAATTGTTCAGGACGTCATGGATTCGCTTAAAGAACAATTGCAGGAAAAAAGCGCTACAATAGAAGTCCATACACTAAGTGACGTTAATATAATTCCTTTTCAATTTCGTCAATTATTACAAAACCTCATCAGTAATTCTCTTAAATTCTGTAAACCAGAACTAAAATCTCATATTATAATTAAGAGCAATTTTATAAAATACAACTCCTTAAGCACTAAGAAATATGCTTTAAACCGAGATCATCATCATATTAGCATTGCCGATAACGGAATAGGTTTCGACCCAGAATTCAACCATAAAATATTTGAAATTTTCCAACGCTTGCATGAAAAAGGCGATTATGAAGGCACCGGAATTGGTCTTACCATCGCGAGAAAAATAGTAGAAAATCATCATGGAATTATTACCGCAAACGGCAAATTAAACAAAGGAGCTACTTTTAA
- a CDS encoding nitroreductase family protein yields MNILKLIEKRYTAKKYNADKEIPQEKIEDLKEILRLTPSSINIQPWKFTFVQNPEMKAKLASVSMHNEEKINQAKLLVVFSVADDLDAFQKVVNNELPQARKDWYNQIKASMPESDLKIWFSKQVYIALGVGLTASAALGLDSTPMEGIESDKYMTILNMKTYKPLFAMAVGYGSEDDFNRIEVTPKSRRLLENVIETI; encoded by the coding sequence ATGAATATTTTAAAATTAATAGAAAAAAGATATACTGCAAAAAAATACAACGCTGATAAGGAGATACCACAAGAAAAAATTGAAGATTTGAAAGAAATTTTACGCCTTACTCCTTCTTCGATAAATATTCAGCCTTGGAAATTTACATTTGTACAAAATCCAGAAATGAAAGCAAAATTAGCTTCAGTTTCCATGCATAATGAAGAAAAAATAAATCAAGCCAAGCTATTAGTTGTATTTAGTGTGGCAGATGATTTGGATGCTTTTCAAAAAGTGGTCAATAATGAATTACCGCAAGCTAGAAAAGATTGGTACAATCAGATTAAAGCAAGTATGCCGGAATCGGATTTGAAAATATGGTTTTCCAAACAAGTCTATATAGCTTTGGGAGTTGGCCTGACAGCTAGTGCTGCCCTAGGTCTAGATTCAACACCTATGGAAGGTATAGAATCAGATAAATATATGACTATTCTTAACATGAAGACATACAAACCATTATTTGCTATGGCTGTAGGTTATGGGTCTGAAGATGATTTCAACCGAATTGAAGTAACACCAAAATCTAGGAGATTATTAGAAAATGTAATCGAAACTATCTAA
- the clpB gene encoding ATP-dependent chaperone ClpB: MNINKFTIKSQEAIQLSQQLVQSLGQQQIENEHIFKAIFDVDENVAPFILKKLNVNVPLFLQILDATIQSFPKVSGGEIQLSRTANAALNEAEIIAKKMNDEYVSIEHLILGIFDSKSKVSQILKDQGVTGKGLKAAIEELRKGERVTSASAEETYNSLNKYAKNLNELARNGKLDPVIGRDEEIRRVLQILTRRTKNNPMLVGEPGVGKTAIAEGLAHRIVDGDVPDNLKDKIVFSLDMGALIAGAKYKGEFEERLKSVVKEVTNAEGDIVLFIDEIHTLVGAGGGEGAMDAANILKPALARGELRAIGATTLDEYQKYFEKDKALERRFQKIMIEEPDTESAISILRGIKEKYETHHKVQIKDDAIIAAVTLSQRYITNRFLPDKAIDLIDEAASKLRMEINSKPEELDVLDRKVMQLEIEIEAIKREKDESKLKTLGLELANLKEERNVIYAKWKSEKDVVDNIQAVKTEIEDLKHEAERAEREGDYGKVAEIRYGKIKEAQERLDIFTKQLQENQSGNSLIKEEVTREDIAEVVAKWTGIPVMKMLQGEREKLLHLEDELRKRVVGQTEAIEAVSDAVRRSRAGLQDMKKPVGTFLFLGTTGVGKTELAKALAEYLFDDENAMTRIDMSEYQERHSVSRLVGAPPGYVGYDEGGQLTEAVRRKPYSVILLDEIEKAHPDTFNILLQVLDEGRLTDNKGRLADFKNTIIIMTSNMGSQIIQEKFENLKGSVEAATELAKIEVLGLLKQTLRPEFINRIDEIVMFTPLTNANITQIVGLQLKSITKMLAQQGITMDATTEAIDYLSEKGYDPQFGARPVKRVIQRDVLNKLSKEILAGNIKTDSIILLDSFDGELVFRNQSELVN; the protein is encoded by the coding sequence ATGAACATTAATAAGTTTACCATTAAATCGCAAGAAGCAATCCAGCTTTCGCAGCAATTGGTTCAGAGTTTGGGGCAACAACAAATAGAAAACGAACACATTTTCAAAGCTATTTTTGATGTAGATGAAAACGTAGCTCCTTTTATTTTGAAAAAACTCAACGTCAATGTGCCCCTGTTTCTTCAAATTTTAGACGCAACGATTCAGAGTTTTCCAAAAGTATCAGGAGGTGAGATTCAACTTTCTAGAACGGCTAATGCTGCTTTGAACGAAGCCGAAATTATTGCTAAAAAAATGAATGACGAATACGTTTCAATTGAACATTTGATCCTCGGTATATTTGACTCAAAAAGTAAAGTATCTCAAATCCTAAAAGACCAAGGAGTAACTGGAAAAGGATTAAAAGCAGCTATTGAAGAATTGCGTAAAGGAGAAAGAGTAACCTCAGCATCTGCCGAAGAAACTTATAATTCATTGAATAAATATGCTAAAAACCTCAACGAATTAGCCAGAAATGGCAAACTCGATCCTGTTATTGGCCGCGATGAAGAAATCCGACGCGTACTACAAATCCTAACTCGAAGAACCAAAAACAATCCGATGTTGGTTGGTGAGCCTGGTGTTGGTAAAACAGCTATTGCTGAAGGATTGGCACACCGTATTGTAGATGGCGATGTTCCAGATAATTTAAAAGATAAAATCGTATTCTCTCTAGATATGGGAGCTTTAATTGCTGGGGCTAAATACAAAGGAGAATTTGAAGAACGTTTAAAATCTGTGGTAAAAGAAGTTACCAATGCTGAAGGTGATATTGTTCTTTTCATAGACGAAATTCACACGCTTGTTGGTGCAGGCGGTGGCGAAGGTGCTATGGATGCAGCTAACATATTAAAACCAGCCTTGGCTCGTGGTGAATTACGCGCTATAGGTGCAACCACTTTGGATGAATACCAAAAATATTTCGAAAAAGACAAAGCATTGGAACGTCGTTTCCAAAAAATTATGATTGAGGAACCTGATACCGAAAGTGCCATTTCAATTCTTAGAGGAATCAAGGAAAAATATGAAACACATCATAAAGTTCAAATTAAAGACGATGCAATTATTGCCGCTGTAACCCTTTCCCAACGCTACATCACCAATCGTTTCCTTCCAGACAAAGCTATCGACTTAATAGACGAAGCTGCTTCTAAACTGCGTATGGAAATCAACTCAAAACCTGAGGAATTGGATGTTTTGGATCGAAAAGTAATGCAGCTGGAAATCGAAATTGAAGCCATCAAACGTGAAAAAGATGAAAGCAAACTTAAAACATTAGGTTTGGAATTGGCTAATCTAAAAGAAGAACGCAACGTAATCTACGCCAAATGGAAATCGGAGAAAGATGTTGTTGATAACATTCAAGCAGTAAAAACAGAAATCGAAGACCTAAAACATGAGGCAGAACGTGCAGAACGAGAAGGTGATTATGGTAAAGTAGCCGAAATTCGTTACGGAAAAATCAAAGAAGCACAAGAACGCTTGGATATTTTTACCAAACAATTACAGGAAAATCAATCAGGAAATTCTTTGATTAAGGAAGAGGTAACTCGTGAAGATATAGCCGAAGTAGTTGCCAAATGGACTGGAATTCCTGTGATGAAAATGCTACAGGGAGAACGCGAAAAACTATTGCATCTGGAAGATGAATTACGCAAACGTGTTGTAGGGCAAACTGAAGCTATCGAAGCTGTGAGTGATGCTGTACGTCGTAGTCGTGCGGGTTTACAGGATATGAAAAAACCCGTGGGAACCTTCCTTTTCCTAGGAACAACAGGAGTTGGTAAAACAGAACTTGCAAAAGCATTAGCAGAATATCTATTTGACGACGAAAATGCCATGACCCGAATTGATATGAGTGAATATCAGGAACGTCACAGCGTCAGTAGATTGGTAGGTGCACCTCCAGGATATGTAGGATATGACGAGGGAGGACAATTGACTGAAGCAGTACGTAGAAAACCGTATTCTGTGATATTACTGGATGAAATCGAGAAAGCTCATCCTGATACTTTCAATATTTTGTTGCAAGTATTGGACGAAGGACGTTTGACAGACAACAAAGGACGTTTGGCTGATTTTAAAAACACGATTATCATTATGACTTCCAATATGGGAAGCCAGATTATTCAAGAGAAATTCGAGAATTTAAAAGGAAGCGTTGAAGCTGCCACAGAATTGGCAAAAATAGAAGTACTTGGTTTATTAAAACAAACCTTACGTCCAGAGTTTATCAATCGTATTGATGAGATTGTGATGTTTACTCCATTGACCAATGCTAATATTACTCAAATTGTTGGATTACAATTGAAAAGTATTACCAAAATGCTTGCACAGCAAGGCATCACAATGGATGCTACAACGGAAGCTATCGATTATTTATCTGAAAAAGGTTATGATCCACAATTTGGTGCAAGACCCGTTAAACGTGTAATTCAAAGAGATGTTTTGAATAAATTATCTAAAGAAATTCTGGCTGGTAACATCAAAACAGACAGTATTATTTTACTGGATTCTTTTGATGGAGAATTGGTTTTTAGAAATCAAAGTGAGTTGGTTAACTAA
- the ytxJ gene encoding bacillithiol system redox-active protein YtxJ, with the protein MSIFSNIFGGSENENTSNSKVKWIPLTFSGQLDEIVAFSDQNPVVIFKHSTRCSISRFALKQFEKEYDLKDNVDAYFLDLLEYRDISNEIATRFNVFHQSPQLILIKDGKSVYDVSHDAIDAEELKSKI; encoded by the coding sequence ATGAGTATATTTTCAAATATTTTTGGAGGTTCAGAAAACGAAAACACATCGAATAGTAAAGTAAAATGGATTCCATTAACTTTCTCAGGACAGTTGGATGAAATTGTTGCCTTTTCGGATCAAAATCCAGTAGTGATTTTCAAACACAGTACGCGTTGTAGTATAAGCCGATTTGCCTTAAAACAATTTGAAAAAGAGTATGATTTAAAAGATAATGTTGATGCTTATTTTTTGGATTTATTAGAATATCGTGACATTTCAAATGAAATTGCAACTCGTTTTAATGTATTTCATCAATCTCCACAATTGATATTGATTAAAGATGGAAAATCAGTTTATGATGTTTCTCATGATGCTATTGATGCTGAGGAATTGAAAAGTAAAATTTAG
- a CDS encoding DUF2157 domain-containing protein codes for MTNFEDEATQTLFDTNHITKEQLEAVRDYRSLNLFSVHNELKFLLYLSMLMFTSGIGILIYQNIDAIGHTVLLGLLLIITIMCFYFCFKNHEGFKKGEAPFTNPLYDYLVLTSVILSCTFVGYLQFQYQTFGTHYGLATLVPTLISLFCAYYFDNKSVLSIGITGIAAYLGLSVDPKHYFENEMFNNRTLSYIGLAFGLTLLLWALYAGKINLKKHFNLVYLTFSLHLVGIACMVNLCDDYWFPFGLVLGVAAYYFYNLSFQIRSISLFIFTVIYGYIGINIFLVRTLIFIHFDDFFSVFIFTTPFYFILSILGFIKLIKHFNKNTTDDSIQ; via the coding sequence ATGACGAATTTTGAAGATGAAGCAACACAAACTCTTTTTGATACAAATCACATCACTAAAGAACAATTGGAAGCTGTACGGGACTATCGAAGTTTAAATTTGTTTTCGGTCCATAACGAATTAAAATTCTTATTATATCTTTCAATGTTAATGTTTACTTCGGGCATTGGAATTTTGATATATCAAAACATAGACGCCATTGGACATACAGTTTTACTTGGATTGTTACTGATAATAACAATAATGTGTTTTTACTTTTGTTTTAAAAATCATGAGGGCTTCAAAAAAGGAGAGGCTCCGTTTACTAATCCTCTCTATGATTATTTAGTACTTACATCTGTAATTTTGAGTTGTACGTTTGTGGGATACTTACAATTTCAATACCAAACTTTTGGAACTCATTATGGGTTGGCTACTTTAGTACCGACGCTTATCAGTCTTTTTTGTGCCTATTATTTCGACAATAAAAGTGTTTTATCAATAGGAATTACAGGAATAGCAGCCTATTTGGGTCTTTCGGTAGATCCAAAACATTATTTTGAAAACGAAATGTTTAATAATAGAACCTTAAGCTATATTGGTTTAGCTTTTGGTTTGACATTATTACTTTGGGCATTATATGCGGGCAAAATCAATTTAAAAAAACATTTCAATTTGGTGTATCTTACTTTTTCCTTACATCTAGTTGGCATTGCTTGCATGGTTAATTTATGTGATGATTATTGGTTTCCTTTTGGTTTAGTTTTAGGAGTTGCTGCTTATTATTTTTACAATCTAAGCTTTCAAATAAGATCCATTTCTTTGTTTATTTTCACAGTGATATATGGTTATATTGGAATAAATATCTTTTTGGTAAGGACTTTAATTTTTATTCATTTTGATGATTTTTTCTCAGTATTCATTTTTACAACACCTTTCTACTTTATTCTTTCAATACTTGGTTTTATAAAACTGATTAAACATTTTAACAAAAATACTACTGATGATAGCATACAATAA
- the argH gene encoding argininosuccinate lyase, with product MKLWEKGIPTDKQIEHFTVGNDRELDLVLAKYDALGSIAHAKMLGQINLLTSEETTSLVLALEDIIADVEKGNFEIEDSFEDVHSKIEYLLTVKLGDAGKKIHTARSRNDQVLVDVNLYLKDAVKELKEQVKTLFDLMMESAEKYQNVLLPGYTHLQIAMPSSFGMWFSAYAETLIDDITMLNAALKVVDQNPLGSAAGYGSSFPINRTFTTKELGFKTLKYNSVAAQMSRGKSEKTVAFAMSSVAATLAKFSMDVCLYMSQNFDFIGLPSHLTTGSSIMPHKKNPDVFELIRGKCNKIQALPYEITLITNNLPSGYHRDFQLLKEGLFPAIQNLKACLDIAIFSIPDIKVKEGILNDKKYDYLFTVDTLNEMVVAGMPFRDAYKAVAEQLEAGTYQSPKETKHTHEGSINNLCLAEIKEKMKSAY from the coding sequence ATGAAACTTTGGGAAAAAGGAATACCAACTGACAAACAAATCGAACATTTCACTGTTGGAAACGACCGCGAACTAGATTTAGTCTTAGCCAAATATGATGCTTTAGGTTCTATTGCTCACGCCAAAATGTTGGGACAAATTAATTTATTAACATCTGAAGAAACTACTTCTTTAGTGTTAGCGTTAGAAGATATTATCGCTGATGTTGAAAAAGGAAATTTCGAAATTGAAGATTCTTTTGAAGATGTTCACTCCAAAATTGAATATTTATTAACGGTAAAATTAGGCGATGCTGGAAAGAAAATCCATACGGCTCGTTCTCGCAATGACCAAGTTTTAGTTGATGTGAATTTATACCTAAAAGATGCGGTTAAAGAACTTAAAGAGCAGGTAAAAACACTTTTTGATTTAATGATGGAATCGGCAGAAAAATACCAAAATGTATTATTGCCAGGCTATACACATTTGCAAATTGCGATGCCATCATCTTTCGGAATGTGGTTTTCAGCATATGCAGAAACCTTGATTGACGATATTACAATGTTGAATGCTGCACTAAAAGTTGTAGATCAAAATCCATTAGGTTCAGCTGCAGGTTACGGAAGCTCCTTCCCTATCAACAGAACTTTCACTACCAAAGAATTAGGATTTAAAACCTTAAAATACAATTCTGTAGCTGCTCAAATGAGCCGAGGAAAATCTGAGAAAACAGTCGCTTTTGCAATGAGTAGTGTTGCTGCAACTTTGGCAAAATTCTCGATGGATGTGTGTTTGTATATGAGTCAAAATTTTGATTTCATTGGTTTACCGTCACATCTTACGACAGGTTCGAGCATTATGCCACACAAAAAAAATCCAGATGTGTTTGAGTTAATCCGTGGAAAATGCAATAAAATTCAGGCTTTACCTTATGAAATCACTTTGATTACAAATAATCTTCCAAGTGGTTACCATAGGGATTTTCAATTATTGAAAGAAGGATTATTTCCTGCGATTCAAAACCTGAAAGCTTGTTTAGATATTGCTATTTTCTCAATTCCAGATATTAAAGTTAAAGAAGGTATTTTAAACGATAAAAAATACGATTACCTATTTACAGTTGATACTTTAAATGAAATGGTAGTTGCTGGAATGCCTTTTAGAGATGCGTATAAAGCCGTTGCTGAACAATTGGAAGCTGGAACTTACCAATCTCCAAAAGAAACCAAACATACTCACGAAGGAAGTATTAACAACCTTTGTTTGGCTGAAATTAAAGAAAAAATGAAAAGTGCTTATTAA
- a CDS encoding M20 family metallo-hydrolase, with amino-acid sequence MKNIETLIQEAIALLKSLIETPSFSSEEDKTALLIENWFTQNNIPFERENNNIWAYNQHFDKSKPTLLLNSHHDTVKPNQGYTNDPFEAIVKDGKLFGLGSNDAGGCLVSLIATFTHFYTQENLPYNIVIVASAEEESSGKNGLNSVLKHLPELECAIVGEPTLMQLAVAEKGLLVLDVVVKGTASHAAHNNPDNPIYNAMPVIEWFKTFQFEKISEVLGPVKMTVTQVTAGKQHNVVPAECHLVVDIRVTDRYNNTEILETVRANVNAEVTPRSLHLNSSSIPVAHGLVQAGIALGRTTYGSPTLSDQSVLSCQSLKLGPGESLRSHSADEFIFIHEIEEGIELYIKILTDFFRS; translated from the coding sequence ATGAAAAACATAGAAACCCTTATACAAGAAGCCATTGCTCTATTAAAATCGCTGATTGAGACTCCGTCTTTTTCAAGTGAAGAAGATAAAACTGCGCTTTTAATCGAAAATTGGTTTACACAAAACAACATTCCTTTCGAAAGAGAGAACAATAACATTTGGGCTTACAATCAACATTTTGATAAATCTAAACCGACACTTTTACTGAATTCACATCACGATACGGTAAAACCAAATCAAGGTTATACGAACGATCCATTTGAAGCGATTGTAAAAGATGGAAAATTATTTGGTTTAGGTAGTAATGATGCTGGTGGATGTTTGGTTTCCTTGATAGCAACGTTTACTCATTTTTATACTCAAGAGAATCTTCCTTACAATATTGTAATTGTGGCTTCCGCAGAAGAAGAAAGCAGCGGAAAGAATGGTTTAAACAGCGTTTTGAAACATTTACCAGAATTGGAATGTGCTATAGTTGGCGAACCAACTTTAATGCAATTGGCCGTAGCCGAAAAAGGTTTATTGGTTCTAGATGTTGTGGTAAAAGGAACTGCAAGTCACGCCGCACACAACAATCCAGATAATCCAATTTATAATGCAATGCCCGTAATTGAATGGTTCAAAACATTTCAATTCGAGAAAATATCCGAAGTTTTAGGTCCTGTAAAAATGACCGTAACCCAAGTTACTGCTGGAAAACAGCACAATGTCGTTCCTGCCGAATGCCATTTGGTTGTCGATATCCGAGTAACTGACCGCTACAATAATACTGAAATTTTAGAAACTGTAAGAGCCAATGTGAATGCCGAGGTTACTCCTCGCTCGTTGCACTTAAACTCTTCTTCCATTCCAGTTGCCCACGGATTAGTACAAGCAGGAATCGCTCTAGGAAGAACGACTTATGGATCACCAACCCTTTCAGATCAATCGGTTTTGAGTTGTCAATCTTTGAAATTAGGGCCTGGAGAATCCCTACGGTCACACTCGGCAGATGAATTTATATTTATCCACGAAATCGAAGAAGGAATAGAATTATATATCAAGATATTGACTGATTTTTTTAGGAGCTAA
- the argB gene encoding acetylglutamate kinase, translating to MSNKKPLSIIKIGGNIIDDATELSQFLSDFSKIEGNKILVHGGGKSATKMAQSIGLVPQMIEGRRITDQPMLDVVVMIYAGEINKNVVAQLQANNTNAMGFSGADGNLIQSTKRNHPTIDYGFVGDVQKVNTPLLETLISSGIVPVFCAITHDKNGQLLNTNADTIASELAIAASEVFEVTLNYCFEKAGVLTDVEDENSVIKNINQELYSQLKTEGAIHSGMIPKLDNCFNSLSKGVQKIRIGHHKMLQSEDSVCTTIQL from the coding sequence ATGTCAAATAAGAAACCATTATCTATCATAAAAATCGGAGGAAACATTATTGATGATGCAACAGAGTTATCACAATTTCTAAGTGATTTTTCTAAGATTGAAGGAAACAAAATACTAGTTCACGGTGGTGGAAAATCAGCTACCAAAATGGCACAAAGTATTGGTTTAGTTCCTCAAATGATAGAAGGGCGACGCATTACTGACCAACCAATGCTTGACGTTGTGGTGATGATTTATGCTGGTGAAATCAACAAAAATGTGGTAGCACAATTACAAGCTAACAACACTAACGCCATGGGATTTTCTGGCGCCGATGGAAACCTAATTCAATCGACAAAAAGGAACCATCCAACTATCGATTATGGTTTTGTTGGTGATGTACAAAAAGTAAATACTCCATTATTAGAAACTTTGATTTCTAGTGGAATTGTTCCCGTTTTCTGTGCTATAACTCACGATAAAAACGGACAATTATTAAATACAAACGCCGACACCATTGCTAGTGAATTAGCAATTGCAGCATCTGAAGTCTTTGAAGTAACTTTAAATTATTGCTTTGAAAAAGCGGGAGTTTTAACAGATGTTGAAGATGAAAATTCAGTTATTAAAAACATCAATCAAGAGTTGTATTCGCAATTAAAAACTGAAGGGGCAATACACTCGGGAATGATTCCAAAACTGGATAATTGTTTTAACAGTTTGTCAAAAGGCGTTCAAAAAATACGAATTGGTCATCACAAAATGTTACAAAGCGAAGATTCAGTTTGTACAACTATTCAATTGTAA
- a CDS encoding N-acetylornithine carbamoyltransferase, with translation MNFTSIQNIDSLQKWVKEAIKIKKNPLKNKKLGKNKTLVMLFFNSSLRTRLSTQKAAINLGMNVMVMNFGSEGWTLEYEDGAIMNQGASEHIKEAAEVVSQYADIIAIRAFAGLVDKEKDNAETVISGFLKYATVPVVNMESATGHPMQSLADAITMAEHKTKHRPKVVLTWAPHPRALPQAVANSFVEMMQKQESMDFVITHPEGYELNPEITKNSKIEHDQNKAFENADFIYTKNWSNYKEYGQITNTDPNWTVTAEKMALTNNAKFMHCLPVRRNVIVADEVIDSENSIVIEQANNRTYSAQLVLQKILKNVK, from the coding sequence ATGAACTTTACATCCATACAAAACATAGATTCACTCCAAAAATGGGTGAAAGAAGCGATAAAAATCAAAAAGAACCCACTCAAAAATAAAAAACTAGGAAAGAACAAAACCTTAGTAATGTTGTTTTTCAATTCTAGTTTGAGAACCCGTTTGAGTACCCAAAAAGCAGCCATCAATTTAGGTATGAACGTGATGGTGATGAACTTTGGCAGTGAAGGTTGGACACTAGAATATGAAGATGGAGCAATTATGAATCAAGGCGCTTCAGAACACATTAAAGAAGCTGCAGAAGTAGTTTCTCAATATGCTGATATTATAGCAATCAGAGCTTTTGCAGGATTGGTAGACAAAGAAAAAGACAACGCTGAGACAGTAATTTCAGGTTTCTTGAAATACGCTACTGTGCCTGTTGTTAATATGGAAAGTGCTACTGGACACCCAATGCAATCACTTGCAGATGCTATTACAATGGCAGAACACAAGACAAAACACAGACCAAAAGTTGTTTTAACTTGGGCTCCACATCCAAGAGCATTACCTCAGGCTGTTGCCAATTCTTTCGTAGAAATGATGCAAAAGCAAGAAAGTATGGATTTTGTAATTACACATCCCGAAGGTTACGAACTGAATCCTGAAATTACCAAAAATTCCAAAATAGAACACGATCAAAATAAAGCTTTTGAAAATGCCGATTTTATCTACACCAAAAACTGGAGTAATTATAAGGAATACGGACAAATTACCAATACAGATCCAAACTGGACAGTTACTGCTGAAAAAATGGCATTAACAAACAACGCTAAATTTATGCATTGTTTGCCTGTAAGAAGAAATGTAATTGTAGCTGACGAAGTAATTGATAGCGAAAATTCAATTGTTATTGAACAAGCAAATAATAGAACGTATTCTGCTCAATTGGTTTTACAAAAAATATTGAAAAATGTCAAATAA